One Bacillus sp. FJAT-52991 genomic region harbors:
- the yhfH gene encoding protein YhfH translates to MMMSPVEFFRTMPQKMCPECGEHMHEQAESYLMECDRCLSKKDE, encoded by the coding sequence ATGATGATGAGTCCAGTAGAATTTTTTAGAACAATGCCTCAAAAAATGTGTCCAGAATGCGGTGAACATATGCATGAGCAAGCGGAATCTTATTTGATGGAATGCGATCGTTGTCTATCCAAAAAAGATGAATAA
- the cspD gene encoding cold-shock protein CspD — translation MLQGKVKWFNAEKGFGFIEVEGQDDVFVHFSAIQGEGYKSLEEGQSVSFEVVEGPRGPQAANVEKQ, via the coding sequence ATGTTACAAGGTAAAGTAAAATGGTTTAATGCAGAAAAAGGTTTCGGATTCATCGAAGTTGAAGGACAAGACGATGTATTCGTACATTTCTCCGCTATTCAAGGCGAAGGCTATAAATCTTTAGAAGAAGGCCAAAGTGTATCTTTCGAAGTTGTTGAAGGACCACGTGGACCACAAGCTGCTAACGTAGAAAAACAATAA
- a CDS encoding sodium-dependent transporter, whose product MNQTEQWTSKIGFILASAGSAIGIGAIWKLPYVAGTSGGGAFFLLFLLFTALVGLPLLLGEFVIGRSTQKEAIRAYEHIAPKSFWPVTGYIGVITSFILLSFYSVVGGWILQYLLFGLTGKLQATSDFTALFEETIASPFWSIGAQLAFLLITITVVSRGIQNGIEVANKYLMPALFVIFIVIIIRSLTLDNAMAGVEFFLKPDFTKLTSEGVLFAMGQSFFSLSVGVSVMVTYSSYLDKTQNLPKSAISIVSLNILISLLAGLAIFPAVFALGVEPTAGPGLLFIVLPSIFQQIPFGSVFLILFLALFLFATLTSAFSMLEIIVAAIAKGDSTKRKRLSWIVGLSIFIVGIPSALSFGVLSEITFFNKNIFDAADFLVSNILMPIGAFLIAIFIPLKMDKQLLIDELSKGAGNVKSWFALWLLLLRFVVPVIIIIVFLDVIGLI is encoded by the coding sequence ATGAATCAAACCGAACAATGGACATCAAAGATTGGCTTTATTTTAGCCTCAGCCGGTTCTGCTATTGGGATTGGAGCGATTTGGAAGCTCCCTTATGTAGCTGGAACAAGTGGTGGTGGCGCTTTCTTCCTTCTCTTTCTTTTGTTTACTGCATTAGTGGGGCTTCCTTTATTACTTGGGGAGTTCGTCATTGGTCGGAGCACGCAAAAAGAAGCGATTCGAGCTTATGAACATATTGCTCCTAAATCATTTTGGCCAGTGACTGGATACATTGGAGTTATCACAAGTTTTATCCTTTTATCCTTTTACAGTGTTGTTGGTGGTTGGATCTTACAGTATTTATTGTTTGGCCTAACTGGTAAACTTCAAGCGACAAGTGACTTTACTGCTCTGTTTGAAGAAACCATCGCATCCCCGTTTTGGTCAATAGGCGCTCAATTAGCGTTTTTACTCATTACGATCACCGTTGTCTCACGTGGTATTCAAAATGGAATTGAAGTTGCAAACAAATATTTAATGCCTGCCCTTTTCGTCATATTTATTGTCATTATTATTCGCTCATTAACATTAGACAATGCGATGGCTGGGGTGGAATTTTTCTTAAAGCCCGATTTCACTAAGCTTACTTCTGAAGGCGTATTGTTTGCCATGGGGCAATCTTTCTTCTCATTAAGTGTTGGGGTCTCGGTGATGGTCACGTACAGCTCCTATTTAGATAAAACACAAAATTTACCTAAATCGGCTATTTCTATTGTTAGTTTAAATATCCTTATTTCTTTGCTTGCGGGATTAGCCATCTTCCCAGCCGTTTTTGCACTCGGGGTTGAGCCGACAGCAGGACCGGGATTATTATTTATCGTTCTACCTTCTATTTTTCAGCAAATTCCTTTCGGCTCGGTGTTTTTAATCTTATTTTTAGCCTTGTTTTTATTCGCTACACTCACATCTGCTTTTTCAATGCTAGAAATTATCGTTGCTGCGATTGCCAAAGGAGATTCAACGAAACGAAAGAGACTTTCTTGGATTGTTGGTTTGTCGATCTTTATCGTTGGTATTCCTTCTGCCTTATCATTCGGTGTCCTTAGTGAGATCACCTTTTTTAATAAAAATATTTTTGATGCGGCAGACTTTCTTGTCAGCAACATTTTAATGCCAATAGGTGCTTTTTTAATCGCTATTTTTATCCCATTGAAAATGGATAAACAACTGCTGATCGATGAGTTATCTAAAGGGGCAGGAAATGTGAAAAGTTGGTTTGCTTTGTGGCTACTACTGTTACGTTTTGTTGTACCAGTTATTATTATCATCGTCTTTCTTGACGTTATTGGTCTTATTTGA
- a CDS encoding aldehyde dehydrogenase has protein sequence MNEQQIYEMIDRQKQFFHTGETKDVAFRLKALRQLKNMIVQYEPKIMEALYQDLRKSEFEAYATEIGLVLDSINYVSKNLKKWAAPVKVKTPVHQLPAKSWVQSEPYGVALIIGPFNYPFQLVMEPLIGAIAAGNCAVIKPSENTPYTSALVKEMLNRTFDPSYIQVIEGEKETTSTLIHAPFDYIFFTGSVPVGKIVMEAASRHLVPLTLELGGKSPAIIDRTADLQTAAKRIVWGKFVNAGQTCVAPDYLLVHHNIQEDFLKQLKKEIIDFYGKNAQESPDYGRIVNEKQFDRLVEIMEKDRSKIFYGGECDQKDLFIAPTILHSADWTDASMQDEIFGPILPILSYQELNDVITEVNKHPKPLALYVFTENEAVEKNILSSISFGGGCVNDTLSHVGSPYLPFGGVGPSGMNSYHGKHSFDTFSHQKSVMKKSTKLSHSMIFPPYGDKVKWLKKIIK, from the coding sequence ATGAACGAACAACAAATCTACGAGATGATTGATAGGCAAAAACAGTTCTTTCATACAGGAGAAACGAAAGACGTTGCTTTTCGACTAAAGGCACTTCGACAATTAAAGAATATGATTGTCCAATATGAACCGAAAATTATGGAGGCGCTTTATCAAGATTTGCGAAAAAGTGAGTTCGAAGCATATGCGACAGAAATAGGCTTAGTGTTAGATAGTATCAATTATGTGTCAAAGAATTTGAAGAAATGGGCGGCTCCAGTAAAAGTAAAAACGCCTGTCCATCAATTGCCGGCAAAGAGCTGGGTTCAATCAGAGCCGTACGGCGTCGCCTTAATTATTGGTCCGTTTAATTATCCATTTCAGCTTGTAATGGAACCACTCATTGGAGCGATCGCGGCAGGTAACTGTGCTGTTATTAAGCCATCTGAAAATACACCTTATACGTCTGCTCTAGTGAAAGAAATGCTTAATCGTACATTTGATCCAAGCTATATTCAAGTGATTGAGGGAGAGAAAGAAACCACTTCTACGCTTATTCATGCACCATTTGATTATATTTTTTTCACAGGAAGTGTGCCAGTAGGGAAAATCGTAATGGAGGCAGCTAGCCGACATCTCGTTCCGTTAACACTTGAGCTTGGAGGAAAAAGCCCAGCGATTATTGACCGAACAGCGGATTTGCAGACGGCAGCGAAAAGAATTGTTTGGGGAAAATTTGTGAATGCTGGACAAACTTGTGTAGCGCCCGACTATTTACTTGTTCATCATAATATTCAAGAAGATTTTCTAAAGCAATTAAAAAAAGAAATCATTGATTTTTACGGAAAAAATGCTCAAGAAAGTCCGGATTATGGTCGAATTGTGAATGAAAAACAATTTGATCGTTTAGTGGAGATCATGGAAAAAGATCGATCAAAAATATTTTATGGTGGCGAGTGTGATCAAAAGGATTTATTTATTGCACCGACCATTTTGCATTCTGCCGATTGGACGGATGCATCGATGCAGGATGAGATATTCGGACCGATCTTACCGATATTGAGCTATCAAGAGCTAAATGACGTGATTACAGAAGTAAATAAACATCCGAAACCGCTTGCGTTGTATGTGTTTACAGAAAATGAAGCAGTAGAAAAGAATATCTTATCCTCTATTTCCTTTGGGGGAGGCTGTGTGAATGACACATTATCTCATGTGGGAAGTCCTTATTTACCATTTGGTGGAGTGGGGCCGTCAGGTATGAATAGCTATCATGGAAAGCATAGCTTTGATACCTTTTCACATCAAAAAAGCGTCATGAAGAAAAGCACGAAGCTGAGCCATTCGATGATTTTTCCTCCATATGGAGATAAAGTGAAATGGCTGAAAAAAATCATAAAATGA
- a CDS encoding CC/Se motif family (seleno)protein codes for MEFVINEKAKKWLMRHGSVLTIGFFDIGGCCVSIIELDVRLGEPNDLNRFQRYKKEGLTFFIENGLDFKGNRVTISLSLFSRIQVQGVKRF; via the coding sequence TTGGAGTTTGTTATTAATGAAAAAGCAAAAAAGTGGTTAATGCGTCATGGGTCTGTGTTGACAATTGGTTTTTTCGATATTGGAGGGTGTTGTGTAAGTATTATAGAATTAGATGTTCGTTTAGGAGAGCCAAATGATTTAAATAGATTTCAACGCTATAAAAAAGAAGGTCTTACTTTTTTTATTGAAAATGGCTTGGATTTTAAAGGAAATCGAGTGACTATTTCGTTGTCTCTATTTTCAAGGATCCAGGTGCAAGGTGTGAAAAGGTTTTAG